The following is a genomic window from Dermatophilaceae bacterium Soc4.6.
GGCCGCGAACCGCGCGACCACCCCTGCCTCTACGCCGAGGCGCACGAGCACCCCCGACAGCTCCTGCCACGACACCCGCGCGCCGATCCGGTAGGCCGCGAGGAGGGACTCGACCGAGCGGCCGCTGCGGGCCTCGCCCCTCCCGAGCCCGTAGGCCGTGTCGCGGGCGGCCGGCCGCGGCCGCAGGTCGCCGGGGGCGCGGGCCGCCATCGTGAGGAAGCCGCCGAGGGCCAGCTGCACCGCGGTCTCGATGTCGGCCTCGCGCAGCGGGTCCTGCCCCGCGTAGGCCGGGATGCCGTCGGCGATGGCGGCCACGACCGTGGTGGCGAGGTCTCCGAGCGAGGCGCGCAGGGCGGCGATGACCTCAGGGTCGACGAGCAGGGCACCGGGGGGAGGCGTCGGTCGACGACGGGGAGCGGCGGGGCTCACGGGATCGCCCACCCTCCACAGGGGGTCGGGGCCGCGAGATGAGTGGTCTGACTCACAGCCGACCACTCGGGTGGGCTGCTTTTGTTGGTGGCGAACAACTCTGCCCCAGATTCTCACGTGTCACGGTCAGGATTCTAGTCGTCCGAAACGGCAGACTGGGGTGGTGACCAGTCTCCTCCCCACCCGCACCCTCCCGGCCCTCGCCGGTGTCGGCTCTGTGCGCGCTGCCCTCTGGCGAGTGGTGGAGGCAGCCACGACGCCCGTGCTGCCGGCGGAGTACCTCGACATCTTCGCGCCGATGCGCTCGGGGGCCGAGCTGCGCGGCCGCGTGGTGTCGGTGACGCCCGAGACGGCCGATGCGACCCGCGTGGTCATCCGGCCCGGCCGCTCCTGGCGGGGACACCGGCCGGGGCAGTACGTCCGCATCGGAGTCGACGTCGACGGCGTGCGCTGCTGGCGCGCCTACTCCCTCACCTCGTTGGCCGAGGCGCCCGACGGTCTGCTCTCCATCTGCGTCAAGGCCATCCCCGACGGCACGGTCAGCAACCACGTCGTGCGCTCGCTGCAGCCCGGCACCCTCATCCACCTCGACCAGGCGACCGGTGACTTCACGCTGCCGACGACCCTCCCGGCCAAGGCGCTCTTCGTCACCGGCGGCAGCGGCATCACGCCCGTCATGGGCATGCTGCGCAACCATCTCGCCGAGCTGCCCGACGTGGTGCTCGTCCACTCGGCCCCGACGGCCGCCGACGTGATCTTCGCCCCCGAGCTGCAGGCCTGGCACGACGCCGGCCGCCTGCGCCTCGTCGAGCGGCACACCGACGCCGACGGCATGGTCGCGGCGTCCGACCTCGACCAGCTCGTGCCCGACTGGCGCGAGCGCGAGGCGTGGGCGTGCGGCCCCACCGGCATGCTCGACGCCTTCGAGGCGCACTACGCCGACGCCGGTCTGGGCGAGCGCCTGCACACCGAGCGCTTCCGCCCCGCCGTGGTCGTCGAGGGTGAGGGTGGCTCGGTCACCTTCACCCGCAGTGGCTCCGCCACGGTCGTCGAGGCCGACGGCGCCACCCCGATCCTCGACGCCGGTGAGGACGCCGGCGTCCTGCTGAAGTCCGGGTGCCGCATGGGCATCTGCTTCGGCTGCGTCGTCCCCCTGCGCTCCGGCGCCGTGCGCGACCTGCGCGACGGCAACCTGACGGTTGCCACCGACGGTGACGACGTGCGCATCCAGACCTGCGTGTCGGCCGCTGCCGGCGCGTGCGAGATCGACCTCTAGGAGACTGTCATGGCTGCCCAGCCCCAGACCGCCGTACGCCGTTCCGTGACCGCGCCCCTCGCCGACGGTGAGTTCGACCTCAGCATCGATGGCTCGCTCGCCGGCACCCCGCAGGCGCCGACGCGGACGCAGCCGGCCAACAAGCGCCTGTCGGTGGCCACCACCGAGCGCACGTTCAAGCCCAAGCACTCGGGCAAGCCCGACCCCATCGCCCACCTGAGCGCCGAGCAGATCGAGGCCATCGGGGCCGAGCTGGACGCTCTGCGGCAGGAGGTCCTCGGGTCGCGTGGAGCCGCTGACGCCGCCTACATCCGCAAGGTCCTGGCGTGGCAGCGGGGCCTCGAGATGGGCAGCCGCGCCGTCCTGTTGTTCTCGCTCTTCCCGCCGGCGTGGCTGCTCGGCACGGCCGGGCTGTCGGTGGCCAAGATCCTCGAGAACATGGAGCTCGGCCACAACATCATGCACGGGCAGTGGGACTGGATGCGCGACCCGCGCATCCACAGCCAGGAGTGGGAGTGGGACAACGCCACCCCCTCCGAGGCGTGGAAGCGCTCACACAACCAGCTGCACCACACCTTCACCAACGTCATCGGCCGGGACAACGACCTCGGCTACGGCATCATGCGGGTCGACGAGGACCAGAAGTGGATCCCGCTCTACACCGTGCAGCCCCTGCTCAACTTCGTCAACATGCTGCTCTTCGAGTACGGCATCGCCGCCTACGACCTCGAGATCGGTGCCTACCTCACGGGTCGAGGACGGAGCAAGGAGGAGTTCCGGGCCGAGGTGCGCAAGGTACTGGGCAAGATCGGCCAGCAGGCGCGCCGCGACTACGTCATCCACCCCCTGCTGTCGGGCCCGTCCTTCGTCCAGACGCTCGGCGCGAACGTCGTGGCCAACACCGTGCGCAACGTCTGGACGCACACGGTCATCATGTGCGGCCACTTCCCCGAGGGTGTCGAGACCTTCGCCCGCGCCTCCATCGAGGGCGAGACCCGTGGCGAGTGGTACGTCCGTCAGATGCTCGGCTCCGCCAACATCACGGGCAGCAAGGCCCTGCACCTCATGACGGGCAACCTCAGCCACCAGATCGAGCACCACCTGTTCCCGGACCTGCCGAGCAACCGCTATGCCGAGATCGCCCCGCAGATCCAGGACCTCTGCCAGCGCTACGGCCTGACCTACGTCAGCGGCTCGCTGCCCGCTCAGGTGTTCTCGGCGTGGAAGCAGGTCGTGACCCTCTCCCTGCCCAACCCGCAGGAAGGGCGCAGCCGGGTCGGCCTCGCCGTCGAGGCGATCAAGAAGAGCCGTGCGCGCAAGAAGCGCTCGGTCAAGGCGACCGTCTGAGCCCTACCTCTGGGCCCGTCGCCTCTTGTCCGTCTGGCGTGCCGGTGAGCGGGGCGATCGGGGTCGGTCGGGGTCGACCACGATCACGGCCAGCAGCAGAACGCAGACGAGGACCGCGACCGGCATCCCTGCCCGCCCCTGGAGGAACATCACCGCGAGCCCCAGCCACGGCACCTGCATGACGTATGCGCCAGCCGTGCTGGCGACGTAGGTCTCCGGGTCGTCGCGGTCGGCGGCGTCTGCGCGCAGCACCAGCTCGACGGCCCCCTCACCGCGTGTCGTGGCCCGGACGACCCTGCTGGTCACCGGCCCGCTGCCCCTGACCTGCTGGAGGGTCACGATCCCCCCCACCTGCACCTGCCCGGCCGGCACCGTGCGGGTGATGACCACGCTGCCCATCGCGATGGTCGGGTCCATCGACTCGTCAGCCATCACGAGCGGCCGCAGACCCAGCACGAGTGCCACGGCCAGACTCAGGACGGCGACGGCCACCATCGTGCCCGCGACGATCAGGACCCCGGTGCGCGTGGCGGCATACAGGAGGCTGGCGGGGCGGGGAGTGGCGCCCTGAGCCACGGGCTCGACCCGGTCGTGGCGCTCAGCCACGCCGCCGCTCCTCGATGGCAGTGCGCATGCAGGGGACCCCCGGTTGAGAGGAAGGCTCCGCGCCCCGGGCGCGCGGACCCCTCCTCGAGAAAAGATGCTGTCCACTGGGCATTCGTCGCGTCAGGAGCAGACCTGAGCAGACCTGAACAAACCTGACTAAAAATTGGCAAATCGCCGGGTGGTCACGAGGCAGCCGTCGTCAGGCGCGATGGTGGGGCGGTGGTGGGGTGGTGCCGTCGACGACGAGCACGCGACAGGTCGCCTGCTCGGTGCAGGCGGCGCTGACCGAGCCGGGGAGGAGGCGGCGGACGCGGCCGTGACGGCGGCTGCCGAGCACGAGCATCCGGGCGTGGGCGCTGAGGTCGAGCAGGAGCTCGGCGGCGTTCCCCCGCAGGACCCGGCACTCGAGGCCGGCTGGCGACGGCCCACCGAGGACGCGGTGCACGAGGGCCTCGAGGGCCTCGCGCGAGACGGCGTCGGGGTCGCGCTCGGCCGCAGACCTGCGGCCCGAGCCGACGAGACCGAAGGTGGGTGCAGGCTGGTAGGCGCTCGCGACGACCAGCGTGCTGCCGGTGGCGGACGCGACGAAGGCGGCCCAGCGCAGCGCCTTCAGGCTCGATTTCGAGCCGTCCACGCCGACGACGACCGATCCGGGTGCGGGTTGCGCGACGGACACGCTCACTCCTGGATGTCGGCCCTGGCTGGTGTGCGGTGTGGTCCGCTGTTGTCCCAGCGTCTTCCACCTTACGACGTCCGGGACCGACTCGACCCTCCACCTGTTGGCCGGGCCGGCGCAGGACGACCGGGTGGCACGAGTCGGATCAGAAGTACCAGGGGAACGGCGACCAGTCGGGCTCGCGCTTCTCGAGGAACTGGTCACGCCCCTCGACGGCCTCGTCGGTCATGTAGGCCAGCCGGGTCGCCTCGCCGGCAAAGACCTGCTGGCCCATGAGGCCGTCGTCGGCGAGGTTGAAGGCGAACTTCAGCATCCGCTGGGCCTGGGGGGACTTGCCCATGATCTCGTGGGCGACCTCGAGCGCAGTGGTCTCGAGGTCGGCGTGGTCGGCGACGAGGTTGACCGCCCCCATCTCCTTCATCTCCTGCGCCGAGTAGGCCCGACCCAGGAAGAAGATCTCGCGAGCACGCTTCTGCCCCACCATCTTGGCGAGGTAGGCCGAGCCGTAGCCGCCGTCGAAGGAGCCGACGTCGGCGTCGGTCTGCTTGAACCGGGCGTGCTCCCGCGAGGCGATCGTCAGGTCGCAGATCACGTGCAGGGAGTGCCCGCCGCCGGCGGCCCACCCGGGCACGACCGCGACCACGACCTTGGGCATGGTGCGGATCAGTCGCTGCACCTCGAGGATGTGCAGGCGTCCACCCTCGGCCTGCACCCGTCGCTGGTCGACCGTGTCTGCGGTGGCCCCGTCCGCGTACTGGTAGCCCGAGCGACCGCGGATGCGCTGGTCGCCGCCGGAGCAGAACGACCACTTGCCGACCGCGCCCGTGCCCTCGGGTCCGGGTCCGTTGCCCGTGAGCAGGACGCACCCGACGTCGGCGGTGCGCCGGGCGTGGTCGAGCACCCGGTAGAGCTCGTCGACCGTGTGCGGGCGGAAGGCGTTGAGCACCTCGGGGCGGTCGAAGGCGACCCGCACCGCGCCCACCCCCCGGGCCCGGTGGTAGGTGATGTCGGTGAGGTCG
Proteins encoded in this region:
- a CDS encoding 1,4-dihydroxy-2-naphthoyl-CoA synthase — protein: MSSSPAVVSEIFDPQEWQPVEGFDDLTDITYHRARGVGAVRVAFDRPEVLNAFRPHTVDELYRVLDHARRTADVGCVLLTGNGPGPEGTGAVGKWSFCSGGDQRIRGRSGYQYADGATADTVDQRRVQAEGGRLHILEVQRLIRTMPKVVVAVVPGWAAGGGHSLHVICDLTIASREHARFKQTDADVGSFDGGYGSAYLAKMVGQKRAREIFFLGRAYSAQEMKEMGAVNLVADHADLETTALEVAHEIMGKSPQAQRMLKFAFNLADDGLMGQQVFAGEATRLAYMTDEAVEGRDQFLEKREPDWSPFPWYF
- a CDS encoding universal stress protein codes for the protein MSVAQPAPGSVVVGVDGSKSSLKALRWAAFVASATGSTLVVASAYQPAPTFGLVGSGRRSAAERDPDAVSREALEALVHRVLGGPSPAGLECRVLRGNAAELLLDLSAHARMLVLGSRRHGRVRRLLPGSVSAACTEQATCRVLVVDGTTPPPPHHRA
- a CDS encoding ferredoxin reductase — encoded protein: MTSLLPTRTLPALAGVGSVRAALWRVVEAATTPVLPAEYLDIFAPMRSGAELRGRVVSVTPETADATRVVIRPGRSWRGHRPGQYVRIGVDVDGVRCWRAYSLTSLAEAPDGLLSICVKAIPDGTVSNHVVRSLQPGTLIHLDQATGDFTLPTTLPAKALFVTGGSGITPVMGMLRNHLAELPDVVLVHSAPTAADVIFAPELQAWHDAGRLRLVERHTDADGMVAASDLDQLVPDWREREAWACGPTGMLDAFEAHYADAGLGERLHTERFRPAVVVEGEGGSVTFTRSGSATVVEADGATPILDAGEDAGVLLKSGCRMGICFGCVVPLRSGAVRDLRDGNLTVATDGDDVRIQTCVSAAAGACEIDL
- a CDS encoding acyl-CoA desaturase: MAAQPQTAVRRSVTAPLADGEFDLSIDGSLAGTPQAPTRTQPANKRLSVATTERTFKPKHSGKPDPIAHLSAEQIEAIGAELDALRQEVLGSRGAADAAYIRKVLAWQRGLEMGSRAVLLFSLFPPAWLLGTAGLSVAKILENMELGHNIMHGQWDWMRDPRIHSQEWEWDNATPSEAWKRSHNQLHHTFTNVIGRDNDLGYGIMRVDEDQKWIPLYTVQPLLNFVNMLLFEYGIAAYDLEIGAYLTGRGRSKEEFRAEVRKVLGKIGQQARRDYVIHPLLSGPSFVQTLGANVVANTVRNVWTHTVIMCGHFPEGVETFARASIEGETRGEWYVRQMLGSANITGSKALHLMTGNLSHQIEHHLFPDLPSNRYAEIAPQIQDLCQRYGLTYVSGSLPAQVFSAWKQVVTLSLPNPQEGRSRVGLAVEAIKKSRARKKRSVKATV